The Snodgrassella alvi wkB2 genome window below encodes:
- a CDS encoding Fe-S cluster assembly transcription factor, with protein sequence MRLTTKGRFAVIAMLDLAMHAQSGAVNLTAISERQRISLSYLEQLFGKLRRAGLVESIRGPGGGYVLSHDAAQINIADIISAAEDTLDATVCGGHADCQDGSPCLTHDLWANLNKTIDSYLRGITLQCILNQRTYHNNSNEKKSNPEQPVTLINLH encoded by the coding sequence ATGCGTTTAACCACCAAAGGGCGTTTTGCCGTCATTGCTATGCTGGATTTAGCCATGCATGCGCAATCTGGTGCAGTAAACCTGACTGCAATAAGTGAACGCCAGCGCATTTCCCTGTCTTATCTTGAGCAGCTGTTCGGAAAATTACGCCGTGCCGGGCTGGTAGAAAGTATTCGCGGGCCGGGGGGCGGCTATGTACTGAGTCATGATGCTGCTCAGATTAATATTGCAGATATTATCTCTGCAGCGGAAGACACGCTGGATGCTACCGTTTGTGGCGGTCATGCTGATTGTCAGGACGGTTCACCTTGTCTGACTCATGACTTATGGGCAAATCTGAATAAAACCATAGACAGCTATTTGCGCGGCATTACTTTGCAATGCATTCTGAATCAGCGAACTTACCATAACAACAGTAATGAAAAAAAAAGCAACCCGGAGCAGCCAGTTAC
- the pip gene encoding prolyl aminopeptidase, translating to MYPITEPYQSGLLQVSAIHQIYWEESGNPAGKPVIFLHGGPGAGASPACRGFFNPQKYRIIIIDQRGCGRSLPYACIDDNTTWDLVEDLEKVRRMLHIERWQVFGGSWGSSLALAYAKTYPQRVSELILRGIFLCRPHEITWVYQQGANHIFPEAWENYLAPIAEDKRHNLVDAYHELLCHPYTDETTQLNAAKAWAQWESSIVHLEHNQAGIDEYNDPQRALAIARIENHYFVHRCWLASEFALLENIQILADIPIVIVQGRYDMCTPIESAWELQRALPHARLVVTIAGHSGFEPANQAALVAATDALASL from the coding sequence ATGTATCCAATAACTGAACCATATCAGTCCGGATTATTGCAGGTTTCTGCAATTCATCAGATTTACTGGGAAGAAAGCGGCAATCCGGCCGGTAAACCAGTTATTTTTTTACATGGCGGGCCGGGAGCCGGAGCCTCGCCTGCATGCCGCGGTTTCTTCAATCCGCAAAAATACCGCATTATTATTATTGATCAGCGTGGATGCGGTCGTTCCCTGCCCTATGCCTGTATCGACGACAATACTACATGGGATCTGGTTGAAGATTTAGAAAAAGTTCGCAGGATGCTGCACATTGAACGCTGGCAGGTATTTGGTGGTTCATGGGGGAGCTCACTGGCACTTGCTTATGCTAAAACTTATCCGCAAAGAGTCAGTGAGCTGATACTGCGCGGTATTTTTCTGTGCCGGCCACATGAAATTACTTGGGTTTATCAGCAAGGCGCAAATCATATTTTTCCGGAAGCATGGGAGAATTATCTCGCACCGATTGCTGAAGATAAACGGCATAATTTAGTAGATGCCTATCATGAGTTGTTATGCCATCCTTATACGGATGAAACAACTCAGCTCAATGCAGCTAAAGCATGGGCCCAATGGGAAAGTAGTATTGTACATTTAGAGCATAATCAGGCTGGTATAGACGAATATAATGATCCGCAGCGTGCCTTGGCAATTGCAAGGATTGAAAATCATTATTTTGTCCATCGCTGCTGGCTGGCAAGCGAATTTGCCTTACTTGAAAATATTCAGATACTGGCTGATATTCCGATTGTCATTGTTCAGGGGCGCTATGATATGTGCACACCGATTGAAAGCGCATGGGAATTGCAGCGGGCTTTACCGCATGCCAGACTGGTAGTCACTATAGCCGGTCATTCTGGCTTTGAACCGGCAAATCAGGCTGCTCTGGTGGCTGCTACCGATGCTCTTGCCAGTTTATAA
- the serB gene encoding phosphoserine phosphatase SerB, translated as MLPVLVLQHSDLHLCDLSHLNAIMPSNPEYTFDNSVLRLPVSVDFELSESAQTQLIEQKIDFAILPDQSFADLGLIVSDMDSTLITIECVDEIAAGVGLQAQVAAITERSMRGEIDFEQSLRARVALLKGLPVEELKQVYEHVLKLSPGAEWLLQQCQKHAVKFMLVSGGFTYFTQRLQQQYGLDYTFANQLVIQDNVLNGELAGRIIDAQAKADLLVQFREKLGLNPMQVLAMGDGANDIPMLQAAGFGVAYHAKPKTQAATSINIRFGGLDAVRKWFR; from the coding sequence ATGCTTCCTGTTCTGGTTTTACAACATTCGGATTTACATCTGTGTGATTTATCCCATTTAAACGCAATTATGCCGTCAAATCCGGAATATACATTTGATAATTCTGTGCTGCGGCTGCCGGTTAGTGTTGATTTCGAATTATCTGAATCAGCACAGACTCAGCTGATTGAGCAAAAAATTGATTTTGCTATTTTGCCTGATCAGAGTTTTGCAGACTTAGGATTAATTGTTAGTGATATGGATTCCACTTTGATTACAATTGAATGTGTGGATGAAATTGCTGCCGGAGTGGGATTACAGGCACAGGTTGCGGCCATCACCGAACGCTCAATGCGCGGTGAAATTGATTTTGAGCAATCGTTACGGGCGCGTGTAGCTTTATTGAAGGGTTTACCGGTTGAAGAATTAAAACAGGTTTATGAACATGTACTGAAACTTTCTCCGGGTGCAGAATGGCTGTTGCAGCAGTGTCAGAAACATGCAGTTAAATTCATGCTGGTTTCCGGTGGATTTACTTATTTTACTCAACGGCTACAGCAACAATACGGGCTTGATTATACTTTTGCTAATCAGCTGGTGATACAAGATAATGTTCTGAACGGAGAGCTGGCAGGCAGAATTATTGATGCTCAGGCTAAAGCTGATTTACTGGTTCAATTCAGAGAAAAACTTGGACTAAACCCAATGCAGGTACTGGCAATGGGTGACGGTGCAAATGATATTCCGATGCTACAGGCAGCCGGTTTTGGAGTTGCCTACCACGCCAAACCGAAAACACAGGCCGCAACGTCTATTAATATACGCTTTGGCGGTCTGGACGCCGTACGTAAGTGGTTTCGCTGA
- a CDS encoding OPT family oligopeptide transporter translates to MQHPSTTSSAVDQYRELTVRGMILGALITVIFTASNVYLGLKVGLTFASSIPAAVISMAVLKCFNGSNILENNMVQTQASAAGTLSSIIFVLPGLLMIGYWQGFPFWQTTLICVAGGILGVIFTIPLRHVLVVNSDLPYPEGLAAAEILKAGDHNQPQENDEDSPQSGVKQIVTGGILSGIFSFLAGGLRVISESASYWFKVGGAVFQVPMGFSLALLGAGWLVGITGGIAVLLGMFFSWGIAVPYFTSTTAMPENVSMMDFAIKLWVTKVRYIGAGAIAVAAIWTLITLFKPMLEGMKLSFQAFGSDSQTSKTQERVNQDLSPKTMMLIVVATLIILVATFYSFIATAPISFGLACALVACATIMAFIIGFLVAAASGYMAGLIGSSSSPISSIGIVSIIIISLVFMVIGQSSGIFAQAGGNQFMTALALFTASVVMAISTISNDNLQDLKTGHLVQATPWRQQVALIIGSIVGAIVISPVLELLYNAYGFTGALPRAGMDAAQALSAPQATLMTTIAKGIFSHNLEWAYIRAGVFLGVFLIVLDVVVKYLRPGWSVPPLAVGMGIYLPASVNMPIFIGTVLSYLCLRYIKKRHTDPAIQEKEVKATDRRGTLLAAGLIVGESIVGVVMAMVIVASIALGGGESPLALNLQGWDKIGELLGLLLFISFMAILVRQIIKK, encoded by the coding sequence ATGCAACACCCCTCAACCACCTCATCGGCGGTCGATCAGTATCGCGAACTTACCGTTCGCGGCATGATCTTAGGTGCATTAATCACAGTAATATTTACTGCATCTAATGTATATCTGGGGCTGAAAGTTGGCCTGACATTCGCTTCATCCATACCTGCTGCCGTAATCTCTATGGCTGTACTCAAATGCTTTAATGGTTCAAATATTCTTGAAAACAATATGGTACAAACACAGGCATCGGCGGCCGGTACCTTGTCTTCAATTATCTTTGTTCTGCCCGGTTTGTTAATGATTGGTTACTGGCAGGGTTTTCCATTCTGGCAGACAACCTTGATATGCGTTGCCGGCGGTATTCTTGGTGTTATTTTCACCATTCCTTTACGCCATGTACTGGTTGTTAATAGTGATTTACCTTATCCGGAAGGTTTAGCCGCTGCTGAAATACTCAAGGCTGGTGACCACAATCAACCACAGGAAAATGATGAAGATTCACCGCAAAGCGGAGTTAAACAGATTGTTACCGGTGGTATTTTATCCGGTATTTTCAGTTTTCTGGCTGGCGGCTTACGCGTAATCAGTGAAAGTGCCAGTTACTGGTTTAAAGTAGGCGGAGCCGTGTTTCAGGTGCCCATGGGCTTTTCACTGGCTTTGTTGGGTGCCGGTTGGCTGGTAGGTATTACCGGTGGTATTGCTGTACTGCTAGGCATGTTTTTTTCATGGGGAATAGCCGTACCATATTTCACCAGTACCACTGCAATGCCTGAAAATGTTTCAATGATGGATTTTGCAATTAAACTTTGGGTAACCAAAGTCCGCTATATTGGCGCCGGAGCCATCGCTGTTGCTGCAATCTGGACATTAATTACCCTTTTCAAACCTATGCTTGAAGGCATGAAACTTTCTTTTCAGGCCTTTGGATCGGATTCACAAACCAGCAAGACACAGGAGCGGGTAAATCAGGATTTATCGCCTAAAACCATGATGCTGATTGTAGTGGCTACTCTGATCATTCTGGTTGCTACCTTTTACAGCTTTATTGCCACTGCGCCGATATCTTTCGGACTGGCCTGTGCTTTGGTTGCGTGTGCCACCATCATGGCCTTCATTATAGGTTTTCTTGTGGCTGCAGCCAGTGGCTATATGGCTGGTCTGATTGGTTCTTCTTCCAGCCCGATATCCAGTATCGGTATTGTTTCAATCATCATTATATCGCTGGTATTCATGGTGATTGGTCAGTCTAGCGGTATTTTCGCACAAGCTGGCGGTAATCAGTTTATGACAGCTTTAGCATTATTTACTGCTTCTGTGGTTATGGCCATTTCCACTATTTCTAATGATAATCTGCAGGATTTGAAAACCGGCCATCTGGTTCAGGCTACCCCGTGGCGCCAGCAAGTAGCACTAATTATTGGCAGCATTGTTGGTGCGATAGTAATCTCACCAGTACTCGAACTGTTGTATAACGCTTATGGTTTTACCGGAGCCTTACCACGTGCCGGAATGGATGCTGCTCAGGCACTGTCAGCACCGCAGGCAACTCTGATGACCACTATTGCCAAAGGGATTTTTTCTCACAATCTGGAATGGGCATACATCAGAGCAGGCGTATTTCTGGGTGTATTCCTGATTGTGCTTGATGTGGTGGTCAAATATCTTCGTCCGGGCTGGAGTGTACCGCCGCTGGCAGTGGGTATGGGTATTTATCTGCCGGCTTCCGTCAATATGCCAATCTTTATCGGAACAGTATTATCCTATTTATGTTTGCGTTATATCAAAAAGCGCCATACTGATCCAGCTATTCAGGAGAAAGAGGTTAAAGCCACAGATCGTCGTGGTACATTACTGGCTGCTGGATTAATAGTCGGTGAAAGTATCGTAGGTGTAGTAATGGCTATGGTAATTGTTGCATCTATTGCTCTGGGTGGCGGCGAATCTCCGCTGGCTTTGAATTTGCAGGGCTGGGATAAAATTGGAGAACTATTAGGTTTACTTCTCTTTATCTCATTTATGGCAATTTTGGTACGGCAAATAATAAAAAAATAA
- a CDS encoding AraC family transcriptional regulator, producing the protein MNTPLISPQIASSDSEPMIISTVSHSSQRVTQRHGHARGQLLGTLQGLISIEAENCQWVVPATHGVWIPPNVQHSLLGSHGPFEGWSIYIQKNACTKLPVKPCVLELSDLLREAITRTMSWHNSELEPEQKRLIAVILDEIRTMPQVELALPMPKDMRLLKIALALCDNPGDDRKINDWGIWAGISRRSLTRRFTNETGFNFTEWRQKLRMLKALELLAAGKPVTEISLYLGYDNISGFISIFRRNFGITPGNYQKAMRNRLSYQDFTHTTLPG; encoded by the coding sequence ATGAATACTCCGCTCATTTCTCCACAGATCGCTTCTTCTGATAGCGAACCAATGATCATATCGACAGTCAGCCACTCTTCACAAAGAGTGACACAACGCCATGGTCATGCGAGAGGACAATTACTCGGCACATTACAAGGTTTAATTTCAATTGAAGCAGAAAATTGTCAATGGGTAGTGCCCGCAACTCATGGTGTCTGGATACCTCCGAATGTACAGCATAGTCTTCTTGGATCACATGGACCATTCGAAGGATGGAGCATCTATATACAAAAAAACGCCTGTACTAAACTACCTGTCAAACCATGCGTTTTAGAATTATCTGACTTACTGCGTGAAGCAATTACACGAACCATGTCATGGCATAATTCAGAACTGGAACCGGAACAGAAGCGATTAATTGCCGTAATCCTTGATGAGATTAGAACAATGCCTCAAGTTGAGCTAGCACTTCCAATGCCAAAAGATATGCGTCTGTTAAAAATCGCTTTAGCTTTGTGTGATAATCCTGGTGATGATAGAAAAATTAACGACTGGGGCATATGGGCTGGCATTTCCCGACGCTCATTAACACGTCGGTTTACAAATGAAACCGGATTTAATTTCACAGAATGGCGTCAGAAACTGCGCATGTTAAAAGCATTAGAATTGCTTGCTGCCGGAAAACCTGTCACAGAAATATCTTTATATTTAGGTTATGACAATATTAGCGGGTTTATTTCTATTTTCCGACGAAATTTCGGGATCACACCGGGAAACTACCAAAAAGCCATGAGAAACCGTCTTTCATATCAAGACTTCACTCACACTACATTGCCTGGTTAA
- a CDS encoding MFS transporter — translation MAHSVELTVAERKLVFAMTLSSILPLLDSSVVNVILSSISNDINASYAYIQWAVTVYMLACSTGILLSPYIHENFGLKKAWICSIFVFLVGSILVGFSYNLVSLILFRCLQGFGAGILIPITQSTIATYFGKEGLKPVMALIAIPSVFAPALGPVFGAIISEQLNWRIAFFINIPLVLLAFFFGWTKIPDIKTSKYNMNIYVFLTFLISLILFFISIKNIASGHFFDISNIIMLVLGIGLMMVSLIINNKSDSKLIDLSAFNSSKYSMSIMMGFLTSLIFFGFMIFFPLIQAIKDNVSITYIGMLLALQGVGAWLARKFIYKSLSEINSFLIIGVGLIISAISILIIQVGGNASEIIGFTVRGSGLGIATIAVLSSPFEFCDKNQIKDTSAVTRVVQQIGGAFGGVLSGILIYLTQAQLISVNNAYHVMFFVSLVFGVIAVIAYIFFGRVNKIA, via the coding sequence ATGGCACATTCAGTTGAGCTGACGGTCGCAGAAAGAAAGTTAGTGTTTGCTATGACGCTATCTAGTATATTGCCATTACTGGATAGCAGCGTTGTTAATGTTATTTTATCCTCAATTTCGAATGACATTAATGCCTCTTATGCTTATATACAATGGGCTGTTACTGTATATATGCTGGCCTGTTCTACGGGTATATTACTATCTCCTTATATACATGAAAATTTTGGACTCAAGAAAGCATGGATATGCTCAATTTTTGTTTTTCTTGTAGGTTCTATATTAGTTGGATTTTCATATAATCTGGTGTCTTTGATTCTGTTTAGATGTCTGCAAGGTTTTGGTGCAGGAATATTAATTCCAATTACTCAATCCACAATAGCGACTTATTTTGGTAAGGAAGGACTAAAGCCGGTTATGGCATTGATTGCTATTCCGTCAGTCTTTGCCCCTGCACTAGGACCAGTTTTTGGAGCAATCATATCAGAACAGTTAAATTGGAGAATAGCTTTTTTTATCAATATACCTTTAGTGCTTTTGGCTTTTTTCTTTGGCTGGACGAAAATACCTGATATTAAAACGTCTAAATACAATATGAATATTTATGTATTTTTGACATTTTTAATTTCTTTAATTCTATTTTTTATCTCTATTAAAAATATCGCATCTGGGCATTTTTTTGATATTTCTAATATTATTATGCTGGTTTTAGGTATTGGTTTGATGATGGTTTCGCTTATTATTAATAACAAGTCAGACAGTAAACTGATCGATTTAAGTGCATTTAATAGCTCTAAATACTCAATGTCAATAATGATGGGGTTTCTGACATCGCTTATCTTTTTTGGTTTTATGATTTTTTTTCCTTTAATACAAGCAATAAAGGATAATGTATCTATTACATATATTGGTATGCTGCTTGCCCTGCAAGGTGTAGGTGCCTGGTTGGCTAGAAAATTTATTTATAAATCTCTAAGTGAGATAAATTCATTTCTAATTATTGGTGTAGGATTAATAATATCAGCAATCAGTATATTAATTATTCAAGTTGGTGGGAACGCCTCTGAAATCATCGGTTTTACTGTCCGAGGCTCCGGATTAGGCATCGCCACGATTGCTGTTCTCTCTTCTCCATTCGAGTTTTGTGATAAAAATCAAATCAAGGACACGAGTGCTGTCACGCGTGTTGTACAGCAGATTGGCGGTGCATTTGGGGGAGTATTATCAGGAATACTTATCTACCTGACGCAAGCTCAATTAATTTCAGTAAACAATGCTTACCATGTAATGTTTTTTGTATCTCTTGTATTTGGTGTTATTGCTGTTATTGCCTATATTTTCTTTGGTCGAGTGAATAAAATCGCCTAA
- a CDS encoding histidine kinase dimerization/phospho-acceptor domain-containing protein, protein MKPTTAISRRLIIYLGITLPLLWILTAIISAVAVMHEINEAGDTQMSQLAQRLLHTPINLNSSQYSALPSIPKPQRGLIDAKESGYAIWYKGKLINADETGQSIPYQPDYQGFINQGYWWQSHAWRIFYLNSPQQQLKVAVSFSMHERLQTVLRAVWSQLAVSILALPLLLWLIAWSVRRGTQPLQTLAQTLYHREPHSITPLSNIAPTEILPIINALNDLFQRIEQSRARELRFTADAAHELRSPLAALKVQTEVLALTSLNDAQQQRVRSIEHSIDRTTRLVDQLLTLSRLDPLTELPHTEAVNWTDITNDAIESVCLLARERHCRILRQFNTDAATVLPICGDHTLLTILIRNLLDNAIRYSPEHSIINLTLNTNSISITNPCNDIASENLKRLRERFFRPAGQESSGSGLGLSIVDGIAQLHWLQMELDIVKIKKYKNETINFQVKLQQKAS, encoded by the coding sequence TTGAAGCCAACCACTGCTATCAGCCGGCGCTTAATTATCTATCTTGGTATCACCCTGCCACTTCTGTGGATTCTGACAGCCATCATTAGCGCAGTGGCGGTAATGCATGAAATCAATGAAGCCGGTGATACACAGATGAGTCAGCTGGCACAGCGATTATTACACACACCGATCAACCTCAATTCCAGCCAATATTCCGCTTTGCCATCTATCCCAAAACCACAGCGCGGACTTATTGATGCCAAAGAATCCGGATACGCCATCTGGTATAAAGGTAAACTGATTAATGCCGATGAAACAGGCCAGTCTATTCCCTATCAACCGGATTATCAGGGATTTATTAATCAGGGATACTGGTGGCAAAGCCATGCATGGCGTATTTTTTATTTGAACAGTCCTCAGCAGCAACTCAAAGTAGCCGTATCATTCAGTATGCACGAACGTTTGCAAACTGTATTGCGTGCAGTATGGTCTCAACTGGCAGTATCTATACTTGCTCTGCCGCTTTTACTATGGCTGATTGCATGGAGCGTACGCCGTGGTACACAGCCACTTCAGACACTGGCACAAACTCTGTACCATAGAGAACCGCACAGTATTACACCTCTTTCTAATATTGCACCTACCGAAATTCTTCCTATTATCAATGCATTGAATGATTTATTTCAGCGTATAGAACAATCTCGTGCACGTGAACTGCGCTTCACAGCTGATGCAGCACATGAACTGCGCAGCCCGTTAGCCGCACTTAAAGTACAAACAGAAGTGCTGGCACTTACTAGTCTGAACGATGCTCAGCAACAGCGTGTACGCAGCATTGAACACAGCATCGACCGCACTACCCGTCTGGTCGATCAGCTTCTTACTCTTTCCCGTCTTGATCCACTTACCGAGTTACCCCATACCGAAGCAGTTAACTGGACAGATATTACCAATGACGCTATAGAGAGTGTCTGCTTGCTGGCACGTGAACGCCACTGTCGTATCCTGCGGCAATTTAATACTGATGCGGCGACAGTATTACCTATTTGCGGTGACCATACCCTGCTGACTATTCTTATCCGTAATCTGCTTGATAATGCCATTCGCTATAGCCCTGAACACAGTATTATTAATTTAACCCTAAACACAAACTCTATCAGCATTACTAATCCCTGTAATGATATTGCCTCGGAAAACCTGAAACGTCTGCGTGAACGCTTTTTCCGGCCGGCTGGGCAAGAAAGCAGTGGCAGTGGCTTGGGACTGTCTATTGTTGATGGTATTGCCCAGCTGCACTGGCTGCAAATGGAATTAGATATAGTAAAGATTAAAAAATATAAAAATGAAACTATTAATTTCCAGGTTAAACTGCAACAAAAAGCATCATAA
- a CDS encoding response regulator, whose translation MRILILEDDRDIADGLTAGLSQHGMACDIFASGRLGEQALSVAPYDAVILDLSLAERDGMDVLSHWRSKNLSTPVLILTARDALPDRLAGLNAGADDYLCKPFALDEVIARLHALIRRSQGISQTEINFGQLSLKLNSCHACLYGKPLNLTQREWLLLQLLVTHPQHVFSRAQIEDKLYSWEQEVESNAIEVHVHHLRKKISTTIIRTRRGLGYQLGEAP comes from the coding sequence ATGCGTATACTGATTCTTGAAGATGACAGAGACATTGCTGACGGCCTCACTGCCGGTCTGAGCCAGCATGGTATGGCTTGTGATATTTTTGCATCCGGCCGCCTTGGAGAACAGGCATTAAGTGTAGCACCATACGATGCTGTAATACTTGATTTAAGTCTGGCGGAAAGAGATGGTATGGACGTTTTAAGCCATTGGCGCAGCAAGAATCTCAGCACACCAGTTTTGATTCTCACCGCCCGCGATGCCCTGCCCGACAGACTTGCCGGTCTGAATGCCGGTGCTGATGATTATTTATGTAAACCTTTTGCGCTTGATGAAGTGATTGCACGTTTGCATGCGCTTATTCGTCGCAGTCAGGGCATCAGTCAGACCGAAATTAACTTCGGGCAGCTGAGTCTGAAACTTAACTCCTGTCATGCCTGCCTGTATGGCAAACCACTTAATCTTACCCAGCGTGAATGGCTGTTATTACAGCTACTCGTCACTCATCCGCAACATGTTTTCAGCCGTGCTCAAATCGAAGATAAACTGTATAGCTGGGAACAGGAAGTCGAGAGCAATGCCATAGAAGTACACGTGCATCATTTACGTAAAAAAATCAGCACAACCATTATTCGTACCCGGCGCGGACTGGGCTATCAGCTCGGAGAGGCACCTTGA
- a CDS encoding VIT1/CCC1 transporter family protein translates to MSQSWHDEQHFSNRNNWLRASVLGANDGLISTASLLMGMAAADPDQHTLLISGIAALVSGAASMAAGEYVSVSSQRDTEAADLRKELDSLIRYPEIELEELANIYRQRGLNKTLAQQVAEALTKHNALEAHAREEIGITEVSKANPLQAALASALSFACGALLPVLLSLLSSTVWLMSILSVTTIAGLGILGCISAHLGGAPKRPAVIRIVILGALALAFTSMIGRIIGIII, encoded by the coding sequence ATGAGCCAGTCATGGCATGATGAACAACATTTTTCTAATCGTAACAATTGGTTACGCGCAAGCGTTCTTGGCGCTAACGATGGACTGATTTCCACTGCCAGCCTGCTAATGGGGATGGCAGCAGCCGATCCGGATCAGCATACCTTGCTTATATCCGGTATTGCAGCGCTTGTTTCAGGTGCCGCCTCTATGGCTGCGGGAGAATATGTTTCCGTTTCCAGCCAGCGCGATACAGAAGCAGCTGATTTACGCAAAGAACTGGACTCACTTATCCGATATCCGGAAATAGAACTGGAAGAACTGGCTAATATTTATCGTCAGCGTGGTTTAAACAAAACACTTGCACAACAGGTTGCCGAAGCGCTAACCAAACATAATGCCCTTGAAGCCCACGCCCGTGAGGAAATCGGTATCACCGAAGTCAGTAAAGCCAATCCGCTTCAGGCAGCTTTGGCTTCCGCACTGTCTTTTGCTTGCGGTGCTTTGTTACCAGTATTACTATCTCTGTTAAGTTCTACCGTATGGCTGATGAGCATACTGTCTGTTACCACTATAGCCGGTCTTGGTATTCTGGGCTGCATATCAGCACATCTGGGCGGAGCTCCCAAACGTCCGGCTGTAATCCGAATAGTCATATTAGGTGCACTTGCACTGGCCTTTACCAGCATGATAGGTCGGATTATTGGTATCATTATATGA